In Equus asinus isolate D_3611 breed Donkey chromosome 13, EquAss-T2T_v2, whole genome shotgun sequence, one DNA window encodes the following:
- the SLC47A2 gene encoding multidrug and toxin extrusion protein 2 isoform X2, which translates to MDSIQNTDPPGRGGRCPTLRRLVPIGFGAEAWTLLVLSGPLFLFQVLTFMIYIVSSVFCGHLGKVELASVTLSVAFINVCGVSIGSGLSMACDTLMSQSFGSPNKKHVGVILQRGVLVLLLCCFPCWALFLNTQQILLLFRQDPDVSRLTHEYVLIFVPALPASFLYGLLAKYLQNQGIIWPQVLSGVVGNCINCLANYVLVSLLSLGVRGSAYANTISQFVQTIFLFLYIVQKKLHLETWAGLLSVLDLSAQAVIYEVATVIYMIPMGLSMAVCVRVGTALGAADTVQAKRSAISVGAWLVVGILLSVVKNKLGHIFTNDEEVIALVNEVLPIYIVFHLFEAICCVYGGILRGSGKQAFGAVVNAITNYIVGLPLGIVLTFVVGMRIMGLWLGMLACVLLAAAAFIVYTARMNWKLAAEEAQKHAGLQQQSAESTVDTARVAPCPGPEDAAVSSVAMSGSPGVTLTTYSRPGCHLDLFRTPEAAHALSAPASRLSVKQLALRRGAALGAASATLAVGLVIRVLATRH; encoded by the exons atGGACAGCATCCAGAACACAGATCCCCCAGGCCGAGGGGGCCGCTGCCCTACCCTCCGCAGGCTGGTTCCCATTGGCTTTGGGGCCGAGGCATGGACGCTCTTGGTCCTTTCTGGACCCCTG TTTCTGTTCCAGGTGCTGACTTTCATGATCTACATTGTGAGCTCGGTGTTCTGCGGGCACCTAGGCAAGGTGGAGCTGGCGTCGGTGACCCTCTCAGTGGCC TTTATCAATGTCTGCGGAGTTTCCATAGGATCTGGCTTGTCCATGGCATGTGACACCTTAATGTCCCAG AGCTTTGGTAGCCCCAACAAGAAGCACGTGGGGGTCATCCTGCAGAGGGGCGTGCTGGTGCTCCTCCTCTGCTGCTTCCCCTGCTGGGCGCTCTTCCTCAACACCCAGCAGATCCTGCTGCTCTTCAGGCAGGACCCGGATGTGTCCAG GCTGACCCACGAGTATGTGCTGATTTTCGTCCCAGCACTGCCG gCGAGTTTTCTTTATGGCCTGCtggcaaaatatttgcaaaatcag GGGATCATCTGGCCCCAAGTCCTCAGTGGTGTTGTGGGTAACTGCATCAACTGCTTGGCCAACTACGTCCTGGTTTCCCTGTTGAGCCTGGGGGTAAG gggCTCTGCTTACGCCAACACCATCTCCCAGTTCGTGCAgaccatcttcctcttcctctacaTTGTGCAGAAGAAGCTGCACCTGGAGACGTGGGCAG GCCTGCTCAGTGTGCTGGACCTCTCTGCCCAGGCTGTCATCTACGAGGTGGCCACCGTAATCTACATG ATTCCCATGGGACTCAGCATGGCAGTCTGTGTCCGCGTGGGGACGGCCCTGGGAGCTGCAGATACTGTGCAAGCTAAGCGATCGGCCATCTCAG TTGGCGCCTGGCTGGTTGTGGGCATCCTGTTGAGTGTTGTGAAAAATAAACTGGGGCATATTTTTACCAATGATGA AGAAGTCATTGCCCTGGTGAACGAGGTTTTGCCGATTTATATCGTCTTTCATCTATTTGAGGCCATCTGT tgTGTCTATGGCGGAATCCTGAGAGGAAGCGGCAAGCAGGCCTTCGGAGCCGTAGTGAATGCGATCACGAATTACATCGTCGGCCTCCCGCTGGGCATCGTTCTGACCTTTGTGGTCGGAATGAGAATCAtgg GCCTCTGGCTGGGCATGCTGGCCTGTGTCCTCCTGGCAGCTGCTGCTTTCATTGTCTACACTGCCCGCATGAACTGGAAGCTGGCTGCAGAGGAG GCTCAGAAACACGCGGGGCTGCAGCAGCAGAGCGCTGAGAGCACGGTGGACACTGCACGCGTGGCCCCCTGCCCCGGGCCTGAGGACGCTGCGGTCTCTTCAG TGGCTATGAGTGGCTCCCCTGGCGTTACTCTGACAACGTACTCAAGGCCTGGGTGCCATTTAGACCTCTTCAGGACTCCAGAAGCAGCTCATGCCCTTTCAGCTCCTGCCAGCAGACTGTCAGTGAAACAGTTGGCCCTTCGCCGTGGGGCTGCTCTGGGGGCAGCGTCAGCCACGCTGGCCGTGGGGCTCGTCATCAGGGTCCTGGCCACCAGGCACTAG
- the SLC47A2 gene encoding multidrug and toxin extrusion protein 2 isoform X1, whose product MDSIQNTDPPGRGGRCPTLRRLVPIGFGAEAWTLLVLSGPLFLFQVLTFMIYIVSSVFCGHLGKVELASVTLSVAFINVCGVSIGSGLSMACDTLMSQSFGSPNKKHVGVILQRGVLVLLLCCFPCWALFLNTQQILLLFRQDPDVSRLTHEYVLIFVPALPASFLYGLLAKYLQNQGIIWPQVLSGVVGNCINCLANYVLVSLLSLGVRGSAYANTISQFVQTIFLFLYIVQKKLHLETWAGLLSVLDLSAQAVIYEVATVIYMIPMGLSMAVCVRVGTALGAADTVQAKRSAISGVLCTVGAWLVVGILLSVVKNKLGHIFTNDEEVIALVNEVLPIYIVFHLFEAICCVYGGILRGSGKQAFGAVVNAITNYIVGLPLGIVLTFVVGMRIMGLWLGMLACVLLAAAAFIVYTARMNWKLAAEEAQKHAGLQQQSAESTVDTARVAPCPGPEDAAVSSVAMSGSPGVTLTTYSRPGCHLDLFRTPEAAHALSAPASRLSVKQLALRRGAALGAASATLAVGLVIRVLATRH is encoded by the exons atGGACAGCATCCAGAACACAGATCCCCCAGGCCGAGGGGGCCGCTGCCCTACCCTCCGCAGGCTGGTTCCCATTGGCTTTGGGGCCGAGGCATGGACGCTCTTGGTCCTTTCTGGACCCCTG TTTCTGTTCCAGGTGCTGACTTTCATGATCTACATTGTGAGCTCGGTGTTCTGCGGGCACCTAGGCAAGGTGGAGCTGGCGTCGGTGACCCTCTCAGTGGCC TTTATCAATGTCTGCGGAGTTTCCATAGGATCTGGCTTGTCCATGGCATGTGACACCTTAATGTCCCAG AGCTTTGGTAGCCCCAACAAGAAGCACGTGGGGGTCATCCTGCAGAGGGGCGTGCTGGTGCTCCTCCTCTGCTGCTTCCCCTGCTGGGCGCTCTTCCTCAACACCCAGCAGATCCTGCTGCTCTTCAGGCAGGACCCGGATGTGTCCAG GCTGACCCACGAGTATGTGCTGATTTTCGTCCCAGCACTGCCG gCGAGTTTTCTTTATGGCCTGCtggcaaaatatttgcaaaatcag GGGATCATCTGGCCCCAAGTCCTCAGTGGTGTTGTGGGTAACTGCATCAACTGCTTGGCCAACTACGTCCTGGTTTCCCTGTTGAGCCTGGGGGTAAG gggCTCTGCTTACGCCAACACCATCTCCCAGTTCGTGCAgaccatcttcctcttcctctacaTTGTGCAGAAGAAGCTGCACCTGGAGACGTGGGCAG GCCTGCTCAGTGTGCTGGACCTCTCTGCCCAGGCTGTCATCTACGAGGTGGCCACCGTAATCTACATG ATTCCCATGGGACTCAGCATGGCAGTCTGTGTCCGCGTGGGGACGGCCCTGGGAGCTGCAGATACTGTGCAAGCTAAGCGATCGGCCATCTCAGGTGTGCTCTGCACAG TTGGCGCCTGGCTGGTTGTGGGCATCCTGTTGAGTGTTGTGAAAAATAAACTGGGGCATATTTTTACCAATGATGA AGAAGTCATTGCCCTGGTGAACGAGGTTTTGCCGATTTATATCGTCTTTCATCTATTTGAGGCCATCTGT tgTGTCTATGGCGGAATCCTGAGAGGAAGCGGCAAGCAGGCCTTCGGAGCCGTAGTGAATGCGATCACGAATTACATCGTCGGCCTCCCGCTGGGCATCGTTCTGACCTTTGTGGTCGGAATGAGAATCAtgg GCCTCTGGCTGGGCATGCTGGCCTGTGTCCTCCTGGCAGCTGCTGCTTTCATTGTCTACACTGCCCGCATGAACTGGAAGCTGGCTGCAGAGGAG GCTCAGAAACACGCGGGGCTGCAGCAGCAGAGCGCTGAGAGCACGGTGGACACTGCACGCGTGGCCCCCTGCCCCGGGCCTGAGGACGCTGCGGTCTCTTCAG TGGCTATGAGTGGCTCCCCTGGCGTTACTCTGACAACGTACTCAAGGCCTGGGTGCCATTTAGACCTCTTCAGGACTCCAGAAGCAGCTCATGCCCTTTCAGCTCCTGCCAGCAGACTGTCAGTGAAACAGTTGGCCCTTCGCCGTGGGGCTGCTCTGGGGGCAGCGTCAGCCACGCTGGCCGTGGGGCTCGTCATCAGGGTCCTGGCCACCAGGCACTAG